A region from the Thermoanaerobaculum aquaticum genome encodes:
- a CDS encoding ABC transporter permease subunit: RLQAAGPVAAEGSVLTFPGELPDSYWSLSREGVIRILPQDDAVTLPQVVPPVTVALTDRWGRWLAVGDGEGLKVYRLSLRPTFVGQERKLKLRVGSPQVSQARDVRLLSVGGDGAPAVVGVQGGTTFLWQGTGEALEAKTLAPREGQAAAVSEAGDRVWLATDRELSVWDGNGTLLATAPLPAAVTAMSLLLGDSTCLVGDGQGTVRAFGLYQEASGFLLEPFAFFPGPGPVLGLAPSPRTKAFAVLRPGLIQVDYLTSGKVLAQRAVPEAARAGLAFSPRGERLFVAETSGRIHVLTADLGHPEATLGTLFGKVRYEGYRHASWTWQSTGGSNAFEPKLSLVPLIFGSFKGAFYAMLFSAPLGFLAALYTSQFAPLRLRQWVKPMVELLAGVPSVVVGFVAALVLAPWLSRHLASVMLALLVIPVTLLTAGWLCELRPRPWQLRVQQRWERLFTLGLLAVALVLVWFLAPAVEQLLFPGGLLEFLHSKLGVSYDQRNALVTGFALGFAVLPVIFTLAEDALSNVPESLVNAALSLGASRARAAWTVVVPAAAPGLVAALLLGFGRAVGETMIVLMASGNAPVLSFSPFSGMRTMAACIAVELPEAAYGETLYRVLLLVALLLFAFTLATNLLGQRVARSLRRRFGVTP, from the coding sequence GACGATGCGGTCACGCTTCCCCAGGTGGTCCCGCCGGTAACCGTTGCCCTCACCGACCGGTGGGGGCGGTGGCTGGCGGTGGGGGATGGGGAAGGGCTTAAGGTTTACCGTCTTTCCCTTCGCCCTACCTTTGTGGGCCAGGAGCGCAAGCTCAAGCTGCGCGTGGGTTCGCCGCAGGTCTCTCAGGCCAGGGATGTCAGGTTGCTTTCGGTGGGCGGGGATGGGGCTCCGGCGGTGGTGGGGGTTCAGGGAGGCACGACTTTCCTTTGGCAGGGAACCGGGGAGGCGCTGGAGGCTAAGACTTTGGCCCCCCGCGAAGGGCAAGCGGCGGCGGTAAGCGAAGCGGGGGACCGGGTGTGGTTAGCCACCGACCGGGAGCTTTCCGTATGGGATGGCAACGGAACCCTTCTGGCCACCGCTCCGCTGCCGGCGGCGGTCACCGCCATGAGCTTGCTTTTGGGTGATAGCACCTGTCTCGTGGGGGATGGGCAAGGGACTGTGCGGGCCTTTGGTCTCTATCAGGAAGCCAGCGGCTTTCTTTTGGAGCCCTTTGCTTTCTTCCCCGGCCCGGGGCCGGTGTTGGGGCTTGCCCCTTCTCCCCGTACCAAGGCCTTTGCCGTGCTGCGTCCGGGTCTTATCCAGGTGGACTACCTCACCAGCGGCAAGGTGTTAGCGCAAAGGGCGGTTCCGGAAGCGGCACGGGCTGGCCTGGCCTTTTCCCCCCGGGGGGAGCGGCTGTTTGTGGCCGAAACCTCCGGGCGCATCCACGTGTTAACCGCCGATCTTGGCCACCCCGAGGCCACCCTGGGGACGCTCTTTGGCAAGGTGCGCTACGAGGGCTACCGACACGCTTCCTGGACCTGGCAATCCACCGGTGGCAGCAACGCCTTTGAGCCCAAGCTCTCGCTGGTGCCTTTGATCTTTGGCTCCTTCAAAGGGGCCTTTTACGCCATGCTCTTTTCCGCACCCTTGGGTTTTTTGGCAGCGTTGTACACCAGCCAGTTTGCCCCGCTCCGGCTTCGCCAGTGGGTGAAGCCCATGGTGGAGCTCTTGGCGGGGGTGCCTTCGGTGGTGGTGGGGTTTGTGGCGGCCCTGGTGTTGGCCCCCTGGCTTTCCCGGCATTTGGCGTCGGTGATGCTGGCGCTTTTGGTCATTCCCGTGACCTTGCTGACCGCCGGCTGGCTGTGCGAGCTGCGCCCCCGCCCCTGGCAGCTACGCGTGCAACAGCGCTGGGAGCGCCTCTTCACCCTGGGGCTTTTGGCAGTGGCGCTGGTTCTCGTTTGGTTTTTGGCGCCGGCGGTGGAGCAGCTGCTGTTTCCGGGTGGGCTTCTGGAGTTCTTGCACAGCAAACTGGGGGTTTCCTACGACCAGAGGAACGCTTTGGTCACCGGCTTTGCCCTGGGCTTTGCGGTGCTGCCGGTGATCTTCACCCTGGCCGAGGACGCCTTGAGCAACGTACCGGAAAGCTTGGTGAACGCCGCCCTCAGCCTGGGGGCCTCCCGGGCGCGGGCGGCCTGGACCGTGGTGGTGCCGGCGGCGGCTCCCGGCCTGGTGGCCGCCTTGCTCCTGGGGTTTGGGCGGGCGGTGGGGGAAACCATGATCGTGCTCATGGCTTCGGGTAACGCGCCGGTGCTTTCCTTTTCGCCGTTTTCCGGCATGCGCACCATGGCAGCCTGCATTGCCGTGGAGCTGCCGGAAGCGGCGTACGGTGAAACCCTGTACCGCGTTTTGCTGCTGGTGGCGCTGCTGCTCTTTGCCTTTACCTTGGCCACCAACCTTTTGGGGCAACGGGTGGCGCGGAGCCTACGCCGCCGCTTTGGGGTGACGCCATGA
- the pstA gene encoding phosphate ABC transporter permease PstA, with protein MKAPRLVVGEDLPGRFLSAAALVLSLGLMLGLALLVAWGAGWGFWPKPLELFTLADGSKLLGERWDREPDPAGGGFRFRLKVGNRDLWGSDFRVVRKAQVVKVEKPADAWALERWEYGDFYGFLLGLEVDGKTLDAQDPGLERELHAKLREVAALKKQADRLAARLARQAQASEEELLRLSRLQEAQQGCSLLLAAASGERKHIPCAQVVHARAVNRLGFWGRLKVFAGRWLEFVSAEPRESNTEGGIFPALFGTSLLVLLMTVGVVPLGVLTAIYLREYARDNRFTRAVRLAVSTLAGVPSIVFGAFGLAFFVYTVGGTVDKLFFAGSLPTPTFGTGGILWASATLALLTLPVVVVATEEGLAAAPVEVREGAQALGATRWETLWHVVLPYAKPGIYTGMILAVARAAGEVAPLMLTGVVKLAPALPLDSSPPFFHLERKFMHLGFHIYDVGFQSPNVEAARPVVFATTLVLLLLVVLLNLLALILRNRARTRVMSQTL; from the coding sequence ATGAAGGCGCCGCGTCTGGTGGTGGGGGAGGACCTTCCCGGGCGTTTCCTCTCCGCGGCCGCCCTGGTCCTGTCGCTGGGGCTCATGCTTGGTCTGGCGCTGCTGGTGGCGTGGGGAGCTGGCTGGGGCTTCTGGCCTAAGCCCCTGGAGCTTTTCACTCTGGCCGATGGCAGCAAGCTCCTGGGGGAGCGGTGGGATCGGGAACCGGACCCTGCGGGGGGAGGTTTCCGCTTTCGGCTGAAGGTGGGCAACCGGGACCTCTGGGGCAGCGATTTTCGCGTGGTGCGGAAAGCCCAGGTGGTGAAGGTGGAAAAACCGGCGGACGCCTGGGCATTGGAGCGCTGGGAGTACGGGGACTTTTACGGCTTTTTGCTGGGTCTGGAGGTGGACGGCAAGACCTTGGATGCCCAGGATCCAGGCCTGGAGCGGGAGCTGCACGCGAAGCTCCGGGAGGTAGCAGCCCTCAAAAAGCAAGCCGACCGCTTAGCCGCCAGGCTGGCAAGGCAAGCCCAGGCTTCCGAGGAGGAGCTTTTGAGGCTTTCCCGCCTTCAGGAGGCGCAGCAGGGATGTAGCCTGCTTTTGGCTGCCGCCAGCGGTGAGCGCAAGCACATCCCCTGCGCCCAGGTGGTGCACGCCCGAGCCGTCAACCGCCTGGGCTTTTGGGGGAGGCTGAAGGTTTTTGCCGGGCGGTGGCTGGAGTTTGTGAGCGCCGAGCCCCGGGAGTCCAACACCGAGGGGGGGATCTTCCCGGCCCTCTTTGGCACCTCGCTTTTGGTTTTGCTCATGACCGTGGGGGTGGTGCCCCTGGGGGTTCTCACCGCCATTTACCTGCGGGAGTACGCCCGGGACAACCGCTTCACCCGCGCCGTGAGGCTGGCCGTTTCTACCCTGGCCGGCGTTCCCTCCATCGTCTTTGGCGCCTTTGGGCTGGCGTTTTTCGTTTACACGGTGGGGGGCACCGTGGACAAGCTGTTCTTCGCCGGCTCCCTGCCCACCCCAACCTTTGGCACTGGGGGCATCCTCTGGGCTTCCGCCACCCTGGCTTTGCTCACGCTGCCGGTGGTGGTGGTGGCCACCGAGGAGGGCCTGGCCGCCGCGCCGGTGGAGGTGCGGGAGGGGGCCCAGGCGTTGGGGGCCACCCGCTGGGAAACCCTGTGGCACGTGGTCCTGCCTTACGCCAAGCCGGGGATTTACACGGGGATGATTTTGGCAGTGGCCCGGGCCGCCGGGGAGGTGGCGCCGCTCATGCTCACCGGCGTGGTCAAGCTGGCTCCCGCCCTGCCCCTGGATAGCTCCCCGCCGTTTTTCCACTTGGAGCGCAAGTTCATGCACTTGGGCTTCCACATTTACGACGTGGGCTTCCAGTCCCCCAACGTGGAGGCAGCCCGTCCGGTGGTTTTTGCCACCACCTTGGTGCTTTTGCTGCTGGTGGTTTTGCTTAACCTCCTGGCGTTGATCCTGCGCAACCGGGCGCGGACCCGGGTCATGAGCCAAACCTTATGA
- the pstB gene encoding phosphate ABC transporter ATP-binding protein PstB: MSAALECRDLRAGFGEHTVLRGVTLSVPSGGVTAVMGPSGCGKSTLLRCFNRMNDHLPGFFHQGEVRALGRDVYDPSWPVDSLRFAVGMVFQKPNPFPMSIADNVLFGPRLLGIRQRQELSEILESSLRAAHLWDEVKDALHASALKLSGGQQQRLCIARALACKPQVLLLDEPSSALDPIATARLEETVLDLASRITVLWVTHDLQQAARVSQHVAFLYMGELVEEGPTAEVFANPRNELTERYLTGRFG; this comes from the coding sequence ATGAGCGCCGCCCTGGAGTGTCGGGACCTGCGGGCCGGGTTTGGCGAGCATACGGTGCTGCGGGGGGTCACGCTTTCGGTTCCCAGCGGCGGGGTGACCGCTGTTATGGGTCCTTCCGGTTGCGGTAAGTCCACCCTTTTGCGCTGCTTTAACCGCATGAACGACCACCTGCCGGGGTTTTTCCATCAAGGGGAGGTGCGGGCCCTGGGCCGGGACGTTTACGACCCTTCCTGGCCGGTGGACAGCTTGCGCTTTGCCGTGGGGATGGTGTTCCAAAAACCCAACCCCTTCCCCATGAGCATTGCCGACAACGTGCTCTTTGGCCCCCGGCTTTTGGGCATTCGCCAGCGTCAGGAGCTTTCGGAGATCCTGGAAAGCTCGTTGCGGGCTGCGCACCTCTGGGACGAGGTGAAGGATGCCCTCCACGCATCGGCGCTTAAGCTTTCGGGAGGGCAGCAGCAGCGCTTGTGCATTGCCCGGGCGCTGGCCTGCAAGCCGCAGGTCTTGCTTTTGGACGAGCCTTCCTCAGCTTTGGACCCCATTGCCACCGCCCGTTTGGAAGAAACGGTTCTGGACCTTGCCTCCCGCATCACCGTGCTGTGGGTGACCCACGACCTCCAGCAGGCGGCGCGGGTTTCGCAACACGTGGCATTCTTGTACATGGGCGAGCTGGTGGAGGAGGGGCCTACCGCAGAGGTTTTTGCCAACCCCCGAAACGAGCTCACCGAGCGTTACCTCACCGGGAGGTTCGGCTAG
- the phoU gene encoding phosphate signaling complex protein PhoU yields MERPIDLELKKLKEQLLTMAGEVEQQLSLAVRSLVERDSPAAQEVIAADERVDRREKEVDRTAVEIIVRERPLASDLRLVITATKIAPDLERVGDHAVNIAEQALVLNRMPPLKPFVTLPRMADIAKEMLRQALTAYVEHDASLARQVIARDDVVDALHEEVFRELLTYMLGDPQTIPRALALILITRSLERIADQATNIAEQVVYLVEGQDIRHVHGGEGAGA; encoded by the coding sequence ATGGAGCGGCCCATTGACCTGGAACTCAAAAAGCTCAAAGAGCAGCTGCTCACCATGGCGGGGGAAGTGGAGCAGCAGCTTTCTCTTGCGGTGCGCTCGCTGGTGGAGAGGGACTCACCAGCGGCGCAGGAGGTGATTGCTGCCGACGAACGGGTGGACCGGCGGGAAAAGGAGGTGGACCGCACGGCGGTGGAAATCATCGTGCGGGAAAGGCCGCTGGCCTCGGACCTGCGGCTCGTCATCACCGCCACCAAGATTGCCCCCGATTTGGAGCGGGTGGGGGACCATGCGGTGAACATTGCCGAGCAAGCGCTGGTGTTGAACCGCATGCCTCCCCTGAAGCCCTTTGTGACCTTGCCGCGCATGGCCGACATTGCCAAGGAAATGCTGCGGCAGGCGCTCACCGCTTACGTGGAGCACGACGCTTCTCTGGCCCGTCAGGTCATCGCCCGCGACGATGTGGTGGATGCCCTCCACGAGGAGGTTTTCCGCGAGCTTTTAACTTACATGCTGGGGGATCCGCAAACCATCCCCCGTGCCCTGGCTTTGATCCTGATCACCCGTTCCTTGGAGCGCATTGCCGACCAAGCCACCAACATTGCCGAGCAAGTGGTGTACCTGGTGGAGGGGCAGGACATCCGCCACGTTCATGGAGGTGAGGGGGCCGGTGCCTGA
- the pstB gene encoding phosphate ABC transporter ATP-binding protein PstB produces the protein MEVRGPVPEAVRFSLQNLTCAYSGKVVVRGVSLDIPASGVTAFIGPSGCGKSTILRCLNRMNDVVPGFSLSGRVLLDGEDLYGDSQDPVLIRRRVGMVFQRSNPFPTSIFNNVAYGLKLHFKLTRAELELEVEQALRAAALWDEVKDRLHTPAMRLSGGQQQRLCLARALAVKPEVMLFDEPASALDPVATAKVEELVMELGRQMTVVIVTHNLAQASRVADRTAFFLRGELIEFNRTVDLFTNPQRPETEAYLLGRVS, from the coding sequence ATGGAGGTGAGGGGGCCGGTGCCTGAGGCGGTGCGCTTTTCGCTGCAAAACCTCACCTGTGCCTACAGCGGGAAGGTGGTGGTGCGGGGGGTCAGCCTGGACATTCCCGCTTCCGGGGTAACGGCGTTTATTGGCCCTTCCGGGTGCGGCAAATCCACGATCCTGCGCTGCCTCAACCGCATGAACGATGTGGTTCCTGGCTTTTCCTTAAGCGGCCGGGTGCTCCTGGATGGGGAGGACCTCTACGGCGACTCCCAGGACCCGGTGCTCATACGCCGGCGGGTGGGGATGGTGTTCCAGCGCTCCAACCCTTTTCCCACTTCCATCTTCAACAACGTGGCCTACGGCCTAAAGCTGCACTTCAAGCTCACCCGCGCGGAGCTGGAGCTGGAGGTGGAGCAGGCTCTGCGGGCAGCAGCGCTTTGGGACGAGGTGAAGGACCGCCTGCACACCCCGGCCATGAGGCTTTCCGGGGGGCAACAGCAGCGCCTCTGCCTGGCCCGGGCCCTGGCGGTGAAACCCGAGGTCATGCTCTTCGATGAGCCGGCCTCCGCCTTGGATCCGGTGGCCACCGCCAAGGTGGAGGAGTTGGTGATGGAGCTGGGGCGCCAAATGACGGTGGTGATCGTGACCCACAACCTGGCCCAGGCCAGCCGGGTGGCGGACCGTACCGCGTTTTTCCTGCGCGGGGAGCTTATCGAGTTCAACCGCACCGTGGATCTCTTCACCAACCCCCAACGCCCGGAAACCGAGGCGTACCTCTTGGGGAGGGTTTCGTGA
- a CDS encoding response regulator transcription factor, with protein MSKRVFLVEDDPDIAQLVRSRLEKSGEFSVRVFARGSEFLQAFEEELPDVVILDLALPDTDGLTLCRELRSWDTTRTLPILMLTARSGEADRVTGLSLGADDYLVKPFSLAELEARVKALLRRVGWERGTAEERYQDRRLAVDAGSFQVLLDGQPVHLTRREFSLLWYLINLKGRVASREHILDAVWGLASSVDARTVDAHIRTLRKKLGDEVIETVLGVGYRFRGWP; from the coding sequence GTGAGCAAAAGGGTTTTCCTGGTGGAAGACGACCCGGACATTGCCCAGCTGGTGCGCTCCCGCCTGGAAAAAAGCGGGGAGTTTTCGGTGCGGGTTTTTGCCCGCGGCAGCGAGTTCCTGCAGGCCTTTGAGGAGGAGCTTCCCGATGTGGTGATCCTGGATTTGGCCCTGCCCGACACCGACGGCCTCACCCTCTGCCGGGAGCTGCGCAGTTGGGACACCACCCGCACCTTGCCCATCCTCATGCTCACCGCCCGCTCCGGGGAGGCGGATCGGGTGACGGGCCTGTCCTTGGGGGCCGATGACTACCTGGTGAAGCCCTTTTCCTTGGCGGAGCTGGAGGCGCGGGTGAAGGCCCTCTTGCGGCGGGTGGGCTGGGAGCGGGGGACCGCCGAGGAGCGCTACCAGGATCGGCGCTTGGCGGTGGATGCCGGCAGCTTCCAGGTGCTCTTGGACGGCCAGCCGGTGCACCTCACCCGCCGGGAGTTTTCGCTTCTCTGGTACCTCATCAACTTGAAGGGGAGGGTGGCCAGCCGGGAGCACATCCTGGATGCGGTTTGGGGGTTGGCCTCCTCGGTGGATGCCCGCACCGTGGACGCCCACATCCGCACCTTGCGGAAAAAGCTGGGGGATGAGGTCATCGAAACGGTGCTGGGCGTGGGCTACCGTTTCCGAGGGTGGCCGTGA
- a CDS encoding ATP-binding protein produces the protein MSFRFRLALSVAVLAFGVGLVVLFGASSQWERAHRREKEAHLRSAARQLVAQLPELLRVPPETRHRRAGELGALMGLRVTLVAADGTVVADSRVPYAHLPLLENHGQRPEVRRALELGEGSAHRRSATTGVFTWYLALRTEEQGQAWVVRVAEEEGAPSFPWLWLLPLAAASAGVGWLAQRLLASWQREIYQHLAPWCELPASAETPAVAYEADRRFRKLKEEATRELEACRQALSRVVEGVVLLDREQVVRFANPAALELLGKLPEGEPLWEHCQNPQLLALVGEGLAGAESRHGEVTHQGRTLAVTLTSLQHPVLALGLLVRDISPQARFEAARRAFVADLAHELRTPVTVLGGVLEELKDRGVAPELADMLGRQVKRLSRFAADLEELVRIETGRLQLELAPVELLALAREVAADFAPHAQARGVSLAVGGEPVTITTDRLRLAQVVSNLVDNAIRYNRPGGSATVRVAPHQEGAQLVVEDTGLGIPESEIPLVFQRFYRVRRGEAEATGSGLGLAIVKHLVARLGGRVHLASKLGEGTRVTVELPAKASSELPAPSRP, from the coding sequence GTGAGCTTTCGCTTCCGGCTGGCCCTTTCCGTGGCGGTTTTGGCCTTTGGCGTGGGCCTTGTGGTGCTGTTTGGCGCTTCTTCCCAATGGGAGAGGGCGCACCGCAGGGAAAAGGAAGCTCATCTTCGCAGCGCGGCCCGGCAGCTGGTGGCGCAGCTGCCGGAGCTTTTGCGTGTGCCACCGGAAACCCGCCACCGGCGGGCGGGGGAGCTGGGGGCGCTCATGGGGCTGCGGGTGACGCTGGTGGCCGCCGACGGCACGGTGGTGGCCGACTCCCGGGTGCCTTACGCCCACCTCCCGCTTTTGGAAAACCACGGGCAGCGTCCGGAGGTGCGCCGGGCGCTGGAGCTGGGGGAGGGTTCCGCCCACCGCCGTTCCGCGACCACTGGCGTTTTCACGTGGTACCTGGCTTTACGGACGGAGGAGCAGGGTCAGGCCTGGGTGGTTCGGGTGGCGGAGGAAGAAGGCGCGCCTTCCTTTCCGTGGTTGTGGCTTCTTCCCTTGGCCGCGGCTTCAGCAGGGGTGGGGTGGTTGGCCCAGCGGCTCTTGGCCTCCTGGCAGCGGGAGATTTACCAGCACCTCGCCCCTTGGTGTGAGCTCCCCGCCAGCGCCGAAACCCCAGCGGTGGCCTACGAAGCCGACCGTCGTTTTCGCAAGCTCAAAGAAGAGGCCACCCGGGAGCTGGAGGCGTGCCGCCAAGCTCTTTCCCGGGTGGTGGAAGGGGTGGTGCTTTTGGACCGGGAGCAGGTGGTGCGCTTTGCCAACCCCGCTGCCCTGGAGCTTTTGGGCAAGCTCCCCGAAGGCGAGCCCCTTTGGGAGCACTGCCAAAACCCTCAGCTTTTGGCGCTGGTGGGCGAGGGCCTGGCGGGAGCGGAAAGCCGGCACGGCGAGGTCACCCACCAGGGGCGAACCCTGGCGGTGACGCTCACCTCCCTGCAGCACCCGGTGCTGGCCCTGGGGCTTTTGGTGCGGGACATTTCGCCGCAAGCCCGGTTTGAAGCGGCGCGGCGGGCCTTCGTGGCGGACCTCGCCCACGAGCTGCGCACGCCGGTGACGGTTTTGGGCGGCGTGCTGGAGGAGCTGAAGGACCGGGGGGTCGCTCCGGAGCTTGCCGACATGCTGGGCCGCCAGGTGAAGCGGCTCTCCCGCTTTGCCGCCGACCTGGAAGAGCTGGTGCGCATCGAAACCGGCCGCCTGCAGCTGGAGCTGGCGCCGGTGGAGCTTTTGGCCCTGGCCCGGGAGGTGGCGGCGGACTTTGCCCCGCACGCCCAGGCCCGGGGGGTGAGCCTGGCGGTGGGAGGGGAGCCGGTGACGATCACCACCGACCGCCTGCGCTTGGCCCAGGTGGTCTCCAACCTGGTGGACAACGCCATCCGCTACAACCGCCCAGGGGGGTCCGCCACCGTCCGGGTTGCCCCCCACCAGGAAGGGGCCCAGCTGGTGGTGGAGGACACCGGTTTAGGCATTCCGGAAAGCGAAATCCCCTTGGTGTTCCAGAGGTTTTACCGGGTTCGCCGGGGGGAAGCCGAAGCCACCGGCTCTGGGCTGGGGCTTGCCATCGTCAAGCACCTGGTGGCCCGCCTTGGGGGCCGGGTGCACCTGGCTTCCAAGCTGGGGGAGGGAACCCGGGTGACGGTGGAGCTGCCGGCCAAAGCTTCTAGCGAGCTTCCCGCTCCTTCAAGGCCTTAA
- a CDS encoding S1 RNA-binding domain-containing protein: MTQQDHQEQNGSFLEALAESFSSEELQVGQLVSGQIVAVSGDVALIAVGGKTEALMDRAELGELRPGDNLEAIVVATAPELRVSHRLAIERREREALKGPFANRIPVQGKVTGRNKGGYDVSIAGIRAFCPYSQMELGYPKNVDAYLGKNFMFLITEMADDLSTMVVSRAAVLLEEKEEAKRQAWEKIQVGAVLEGTVKTIRDFGVFVDLGGVDGMIHLTELSHKQPVKPSQVVKVGEKIQVKVIEADREKERIALSLKALQPDPWEQVAGRYQVGGEFSGRVARKTEFGVFVELPEGVDGLLHVTQLPPGMSLDDPSLAVGQEIKGFVREVDVERRRIGLSLRPVATSDPWADARERYPEGTLVEGTVDRIAPFGVFVELEPGLEALIPASESDVPKGKSLAETFLPGTRVAAVVLSVDPSQRRLSLSVKKAKEKKASKEFRQWAEEKKAKPEPQVTAFGMALLKALKEREAR, translated from the coding sequence ATGACGCAACAGGATCACCAAGAACAAAACGGAAGCTTCCTCGAGGCCTTGGCGGAGAGCTTTTCCAGCGAGGAACTGCAGGTCGGCCAACTGGTTTCGGGGCAAATTGTGGCGGTTTCCGGCGATGTGGCTCTCATTGCCGTGGGTGGCAAGACCGAGGCCCTCATGGACCGGGCGGAGTTGGGCGAGCTGCGCCCCGGCGACAACCTTGAGGCCATCGTGGTGGCCACCGCCCCCGAGCTCAGGGTTTCTCACCGCCTGGCCATTGAACGGCGGGAGCGGGAAGCGCTCAAAGGACCCTTTGCCAACCGCATCCCGGTGCAGGGCAAGGTCACCGGCCGCAACAAGGGCGGCTATGACGTTTCCATTGCCGGCATCCGCGCCTTTTGCCCTTACTCGCAAATGGAGCTGGGCTATCCCAAAAACGTGGACGCCTATTTGGGCAAGAACTTCATGTTCTTGATCACCGAAATGGCCGATGACCTCTCCACCATGGTGGTCTCCCGGGCGGCCGTACTTTTGGAAGAAAAGGAAGAAGCCAAGCGCCAGGCTTGGGAGAAGATCCAGGTGGGGGCGGTTCTCGAGGGCACCGTCAAAACCATCCGCGACTTTGGGGTGTTCGTGGACTTGGGTGGCGTGGATGGCATGATTCACCTCACCGAGCTTTCCCACAAGCAGCCGGTAAAGCCTTCCCAGGTGGTCAAGGTGGGGGAAAAGATCCAGGTCAAGGTCATCGAGGCCGATCGCGAAAAGGAGAGGATTGCCCTGTCCCTCAAGGCCCTTCAACCGGATCCCTGGGAGCAGGTGGCCGGCCGTTACCAGGTGGGCGGCGAGTTTAGCGGCCGGGTGGCCCGCAAGACCGAGTTTGGCGTGTTCGTGGAGCTCCCTGAGGGGGTGGATGGGCTTTTGCACGTAACCCAGCTGCCGCCGGGGATGAGCTTGGACGACCCCTCCTTGGCTGTGGGGCAAGAAATCAAAGGCTTTGTGCGGGAAGTGGATGTGGAGCGCCGGCGTATTGGCTTGAGCTTGCGTCCGGTGGCCACCTCCGACCCCTGGGCCGACGCCCGGGAGCGCTACCCCGAGGGAACCCTGGTGGAAGGCACCGTGGACCGCATTGCGCCCTTCGGGGTGTTCGTGGAGCTGGAGCCCGGCCTGGAAGCCCTCATCCCCGCTTCCGAAAGCGACGTCCCCAAGGGCAAGTCGCTGGCCGAGACCTTCCTCCCGGGTACGCGGGTAGCCGCGGTGGTGCTAAGCGTGGACCCCTCCCAGCGGCGGCTTTCGCTTTCGGTCAAGAAGGCCAAGGAAAAGAAAGCCTCCAAGGAGTTCCGGCAGTGGGCGGAGGAAAAGAAGGCCAAGCCCGAGCCGCAGGTCACCGCCTTCGGCATGGCCCTGCTTAAGGCCTTGAAGGAGCGGGAAGCTCGCTAG
- a CDS encoding RNA polymerase sigma factor, which translates to MQVKGPTDQELEALMEAYQQGQLEAFEKLYSCLAGEVGGYLRNLVRDHHRAEDLLQETFLQIHRARHTYLPGKPVRPWVYAIARNVFLMSERARRRRQAHEQLADEALPELPVASEVTAWEGQKDLRHLLSGLPEKTREVLMLHHVAGLSFKEVGEVLGLSEGAAKVRAHRAMEQLRRVVRGEGG; encoded by the coding sequence GTGCAGGTGAAGGGCCCTACGGACCAGGAGCTGGAAGCGCTCATGGAGGCCTACCAGCAAGGCCAGCTGGAGGCCTTTGAGAAGCTCTACAGTTGCCTGGCCGGCGAAGTGGGGGGCTACCTCCGTAACCTGGTGCGGGACCACCACCGGGCCGAGGACCTCTTGCAGGAAACGTTCCTGCAGATCCATCGGGCGCGGCATACCTATTTGCCGGGCAAGCCGGTGCGCCCCTGGGTTTACGCCATTGCCCGCAACGTTTTCTTGATGAGCGAGCGGGCCCGCCGTCGCCGGCAAGCCCACGAGCAGCTAGCCGACGAGGCGCTACCGGAGCTGCCGGTGGCCTCCGAGGTAACCGCCTGGGAAGGGCAAAAGGACCTCCGTCACTTGCTCTCGGGGCTGCCGGAAAAGACCCGGGAGGTGCTGATGCTCCACCATGTGGCGGGCTTAAGCTTCAAGGAGGTGGGCGAGGTGCTGGGGCTTTCGGAAGGAGCGGCCAAGGTGCGAGCCCATCGGGCCATGGAACAGCTACGGCGGGTCGTTCGCGGGGAGGGGGGATGA
- a CDS encoding NrsF family protein → MSQQLPEKLRTKVAQDLRPVKPVAAPSVRLLLIVLWTCAALVAVPALVGLRFNAPDLGFWLLWGATGAEAVAGLALVFLALREGIPALGAPRGTLVSALLGAWVLQLGVALFTHARCPCPASGAMDHMACFASETLLGIPALLLTLFLVVRAYPLSPPRAGLLGGVGSGVMADAVQHLICPVSDLRHVLLWHFGAVAALGLLGLVFGFVWEGMRLRRFRRDLEEGP, encoded by the coding sequence ATGAGCCAGCAGCTTCCGGAGAAGCTCCGCACCAAAGTGGCGCAGGACCTGCGCCCGGTGAAGCCGGTGGCTGCGCCATCGGTGCGCCTGTTGCTGATCGTGCTTTGGACGTGTGCGGCGTTGGTGGCGGTGCCCGCTTTGGTGGGGTTGCGCTTCAACGCCCCGGACCTGGGGTTTTGGCTGCTTTGGGGCGCTACCGGTGCCGAAGCGGTGGCGGGGCTTGCCCTGGTGTTTCTGGCGCTGCGGGAGGGCATCCCTGCTCTGGGGGCCCCCCGGGGGACGCTCGTTTCTGCGCTTTTGGGGGCCTGGGTGTTGCAGCTGGGGGTGGCGCTTTTTACCCATGCCCGCTGCCCCTGTCCGGCCAGCGGCGCCATGGACCACATGGCCTGCTTTGCTTCCGAAACGCTTTTGGGAATTCCCGCGCTGCTGTTGACGCTTTTTCTGGTGGTGCGGGCGTACCCGCTCTCGCCCCCGCGGGCCGGGCTTTTGGGCGGGGTAGGCTCGGGGGTGATGGCCGATGCGGTGCAGCATTTGATTTGCCCGGTTTCTGACCTCCGCCACGTGTTGCTCTGGCACTTTGGGGCGGTGGCTGCGCTGGGGCTTTTGGGCCTGGTGTTTGGCTTTGTGTGGGAGGGTATGCGGCTGCGGCGGTTCCGTCGGGACCTAGAGGAGGGGCCTTGA